The nucleotide sequence ATGTTTGCACCAAAAGCAAAGGCGGCGTTGGCCCATAAATATTTATCGTGATCCGGACCGGTGACCTCTTCAACATAGTTAAAAGTCCGCACCGGTACGGTGTCCGGGCCATAGGGCAAACGCCCTAGCACGCGGGGTAAAGTCAAGCCGATATAGCGTGCATCGTCGCTGTCGCGGAACGCTTGCCACTTGATGTATTCGGCGCGGTCAAAGTAGTTACCGATATCTTTAATCGCGGCCACTTCATCCATCGTTTGTTTGCCAAAAAAAGCCGGACCAGCAGCGGCAATGAATGGCATATGCGCCGCCGCCGAAACTTTGGCGATATTACGCAACAGCGCAATATCCTGCGTGCCGGCATCAAATTCATAATTGGCAATCACCGATCCGATAGGTTCACCGCCCGGTGTATCGTATTCTTGAATGTAAGTGTGGTGATAGAAACCGCTCTGAACAATTTCCGGCGCATCGTCAAAATCTTGCCGCAAATCCTCTTTGGTGACGTCCAACACTTCAATCCTGACGTTCTGACGAAAATCAGTACGATCAACCAAGAATTTCAGGCCGCGCCAGGCAGATTCCACCTGCTGAAACTCAGGGTGATGCATGACCACATCCAATTGACGGCTGATTTGCTCGTCCAACTCGCGGATATGGTTATCCAATAATGCCTTATCCAGCCGTTTAACCCTTTGCGCCGAGGTTTTCAGCACAGAGAGAAAAACGCTGACAGCCGCCGTGACCCGCTCGTCTACCGTCACATCAGCCAGCGCATCACTGCTCTGAAAGCGATCAATATCGCTTAACTGCTCCACCGGCTGTAAATTGATTTTCTTAAATAACGATTGATAAACACTGCCTTCGGCGTGAGTCGTTATCGCCGCCGCAGCGGTTTGTTGTTCAGTCATTAATCCTATCTCCTGATATATACCGTAATAATCAAATCGTTTTTGGTGCCAGTGCGGCCAGTTCAGCCCGTAACTCATCGCTTAACGCTTGATCCTGGAGGATATGTTCCAGTTCCCGGCGAAAGGTGGTGTTATCGAGCAGGTTAGATCTCAGATCGCGCAATAGATGGCGCATAGAAAGCAGGGCCCGCAGTTGCGGGATTTGACGAGCAATTTGTTCAGGCTCGAAGTCTTTTATTTGCCGAAAAATAAGGGCGATATTCTCCTCGCTGCCATCTCCGGCCAAGGTATTTTTGACCGTCAAGTTAATCGCGGGACTGAATTCAGCCAGTACGCTATCAAAATTGTTTTTATTGATAGCCACTTTTTTTCTTTCCCCAAGAGGGAGATGTTCCTGCCCGTTGCTATAATCCCCCATGACCAATAATTTCAGCGGCAGCTCAACTTTTTTCTGCGCACCTCCTGTATGTAAATCTAACTTGATATTAATACGCGATTTAGGGATCTCGTTTTGAAAACTATGGGTCATAAGTGACTCCTCAACAATAAAATAGAATGAGTGACATGATGTTCATGCCACAACGCATTTCAGAAACAAAACCGGATTCAGATATTTCAAAGCAGGCACTAACCAAGCGGAAAATAAGAGAAAACCGACAACACCCACTGCAATAGATAAATGGATTTATCAGGCAGGCTATTTTTCTGGGTAAAGGGATTCTCTAAACAGATTTATATAAAATCAAGTCATTTTTTATCTAAAAGCATTTTTTGCTTCATCTCAATCAGATGATAAAACATCTTAATCAAGAGATTGAATAAACAATATATCAACGAAATATAAACGAAATTGAATTTATTTTCATAAAAATTGAACTTGTTTTAAAAATATTAATCGGCCGGTGAATCATATCATCCATATAGGTCAAACAAATGTTTTAAATATTAAATTATCTTTTATTTTCAATTAATTAATAAGATAATCAACAGCCAAAATAATTTTCACCCCCACGGCACAACAGGTAAAATATTTAGTGGAACAAGTAAAATATACCCTATGGATTTCAAGATGCATCGCGGCGGCAAGGGAGCGAATCCCCGGGAGCATAGATAACTATGTGACCGGGGTGAGTGAGTACAGCCAACAAAGAAGCAACTTGAAAGATGACGGGTATAAGCATGATTATCAGCTTAAGTTAATGCGAATGAGAATAAATTCAGTCATACAGATGAGAATAATCGAGCACGATGAATTAATAAGAACTCCTATTACTCACATTTTCACAGAGCATCTTCTGCTTTAAAGGATAGAAACATAATCATCATTATTTTAAACCTCATAGGATTATAAGTGTGTAAATGACAGAAAATAACTCCCATTATATTCGACATTGAAGCATTAAGAGTGTTTAAATTAATTTAAAAGTGTAATAATTGTTTAAAAGTGTAAGAGTTGTTTAAAAGTGTAAACATTGTTTACAAGCGTAGACAATGCTGAAAAATAGGGTTTCTCCACTAGCATCAGGTGTAGGATTTGATAAAAAAATAAGGCACCGAAGTGATTAACATTCGGTGCCTATATTCAGTAAGATTGTCCGGCTATTATAAAAACTTTTAACCGGACAAATTGATTTTTAACTATCTTTGTTTAAATATAGCTTTTCATCCCACAATATCACTGACATTACAGCGCCTCCGCTTCACAATTCATTGCCAGCGCCATGCTTAAGGTCTTAGCTAAAATAGTTTTATTTTCACTATCTTCCATCAGACTAAAATGATCCCCCGGCACCGAGGTTAACTGTAGCGAAGAGTCAGGAACTATCTGTTCCCAACCTAACGACGGTTCCATTGTGACGGACTGTAGCGCAACATCGGTAACAAACGGGATCTGTGGATAAGATTCCATTGCATAGAATTGATGCAGTGTTATCGCCAGTGCTTTCGGCTGATAATCCTTGACCATCTGGACATAATTTCCCATCTGTAGCCAACGTTTGGCAATTAAGTCAGGACGCAGATTTGATGGGTATAATTCCAGCTCCTGCGCTGCGGCAATAAATTGCACTAAATTAAGTTCATCCATTTTCTGATGCAATGCGGCAATCTCTTGAGGATGTTCATCCACTGATTGCCTTGCCAATTCAGCAAGGAACTGAAGTTTAGGTTGATCAACTCGTGTCTTGAAACAGTGCGGAGCCGGTGTATCAATTAGCCCCAAGAAATTAACTGTCTCTCCGGCATGCAGCAGTTGCTGAGCAATGGCATAAG is from Photorhabdus laumondii subsp. laumondii and encodes:
- the tssC gene encoding type VI secretion system contractile sheath large subunit, translating into MTEQQTAAAAITTHAEGSVYQSLFKKINLQPVEQLSDIDRFQSSDALADVTVDERVTAAVSVFLSVLKTSAQRVKRLDKALLDNHIRELDEQISRQLDVVMHHPEFQQVESAWRGLKFLVDRTDFRQNVRIEVLDVTKEDLRQDFDDAPEIVQSGFYHHTYIQEYDTPGGEPIGSVIANYEFDAGTQDIALLRNIAKVSAAAHMPFIAAAGPAFFGKQTMDEVAAIKDIGNYFDRAEYIKWQAFRDSDDARYIGLTLPRVLGRLPYGPDTVPVRTFNYVEEVTGPDHDKYLWANAAFAFGANMIKSFVSNGWCVQIRGPKAGGAVTDLPIHLYDLGTGNQVKIPSEVMIPETREFEFANLGFIPLSYYKNRDYACFFSANSAQKPALYDTDEATANSRINARLPYIFLLSRISHYLKLIQRENIGTTKDRRLLEIELNNWINTLVTEMTDPSDDLQASHPLREAHVIVEDIDDNPGFFRVKLYAVPHFQVEGLDVNLSLVSQMPKSKG
- the tssB gene encoding type VI secretion system contractile sheath small subunit; this translates as MTHSFQNEIPKSRINIKLDLHTGGAQKKVELPLKLLVMGDYSNGQEHLPLGERKKVAINKNNFDSVLAEFSPAINLTVKNTLAGDGSEENIALIFRQIKDFEPEQIARQIPQLRALLSMRHLLRDLRSNLLDNTTFRRELEHILQDQALSDELRAELAALAPKTI